The Streptomyces venezuelae genomic interval GGGGCCGCTCACCGCTTCGGCGGAGCGCACGAGTGCGCGGGCGGAACGCGACCCCCGGTCGGGCGGCCGTCGGACGGGCGCGAACACCTCAGGCAGGCCACGGCCACGGCCACGGCCACGGCTACGGCCACGGCTACGGCTACGGCTACGGCTACGGCTACGGCTACGGCTACGGCTACGGCTACGGCCAGCAACGAGCCGGTCGACCTCACACCTGCCGTCCCTGGCCAGCGGCGGCGGTGAGCTGGCAGGATCGCTCCCATGCTCGCCTCCCTCTCCCGTGCCGCCCGCCGCCGCCTGCTGGCGCTCTCGGCCGCGCTGCTCGTGGTGTGCGGGGTGCTGGTCTGGTGGCTGGTTCCTTTCGGCTCCCCCGTCCCGAGCGGCTCCGTCACGTTCAGTACGGGTGTGCCCACCGGCGTCTACCAGCGGTACGGCGAGCTCCTCAAGCAGGCCCTCGCCGAGGACCTCCCCGAGGTGTCGGTGAAGCTCACGGACAGCGAGGGCTCCCAGCAGAACCTGGCCCGCGTGGCCTCGGGCGAGGCGGACTTCACCGTCGCGACGGCCGACGCGGTGGCCCAGTACCAGCGCGAACGCAAGCCGGGCTTCGAGCGGCTGCGCGGCTGCGCGCGGCTGTACGACGACTACGTCCAGCTGGTGGTCCGCAAGCGGTCCTCGCTGCAGACGGTGCAGGACCTGCGGGGCCTGCGGGTCGGGGTGGGCCAGGACGGCTCCGGCGTCCGCCTGATCGCCGACCGGGTCCTCGCGGCGGCGGGCCTCAACCCCTCCAAGGACGTCCAGGCGGTCTCGGCGGGCATCGACACGATGCCCGGGCTCCTGGAGGACGGCCGGCTCGACGCCTTCTTCTGGTCGGGCGGGCTGCCCACCCAGGCGGTGCAGGCGCTGTCCGAG includes:
- a CDS encoding TAXI family TRAP transporter solute-binding subunit, with protein sequence MLASLSRAARRRLLALSAALLVVCGVLVWWLVPFGSPVPSGSVTFSTGVPTGVYQRYGELLKQALAEDLPEVSVKLTDSEGSQQNLARVASGEADFTVATADAVAQYQRERKPGFERLRGCARLYDDYVQLVVRKRSSLQTVQDLRGLRVGVGQDGSGVRLIADRVLAAAGLNPSKDVQAVSAGIDTMPGLLEDGRLDAFFWSGGLPTQAVQALSERFQIRLIPLDAALVDRLHDLGEETRHYRSAVIPADAYTRAQDGRPIETLAVANLLVTTVEADTDLVEGFTRTVIRSRDRIGSQVHPAQLVDLRTAVYTEPLPLHEGARRYYRSVKP